Genomic window (Marinobacter szutsaonensis):
GGTAGTCGAGGTGATCGAGGCGTCCCAGCGTGGTGTGCTCTGGTGCCATACCCTGTCCCGATTCTTCAAGTGGGTATGGGCGGCGGTGATCCTGTTGCTGGTGACCGGTTACTGGATGGTCTTCAGCGTGTTTGGTGGCATGGCCGGTGCCGGCTGGCATATCCACGCCATGCAGGGGCTGGGGATTGTGATGATTCTTTTGTACTTTCACGTGTATTTCGCGCCTTTTCGGCGGCTCAAGCAGGCTGTTGCCAACAAGAATCCCCAGGAAGGCGGACGCCAGGTGGGGCAGATCCGCAAGCTGGTGGGTACCAACCTGATCCTGGGCTTGATTGTGGTGGCGATCGGTGCCGGTGGCCGGTATCTCTGAGTCAGGCTGCTGTTCATCGGGGATCCGGATTCATGTCACCTATACGCGAGAAGGCCATTGCTGGTCTGAAAGCCGGCGACTCCTTTACCATCACCCGCACCTTCACCGAAGACGAAACCCT
Coding sequences:
- a CDS encoding CopD family protein, with the translated sequence MSLAIALHVLSAVIWVGGMFFAYMAMRPAVVEVIEASQRGVLWCHTLSRFFKWVWAAVILLLVTGYWMVFSVFGGMAGAGWHIHAMQGLGIVMILLYFHVYFAPFRRLKQAVANKNPQEGGRQVGQIRKLVGTNLILGLIVVAIGAGGRYL